Within Myxocyprinus asiaticus isolate MX2 ecotype Aquarium Trade chromosome 18, UBuf_Myxa_2, whole genome shotgun sequence, the genomic segment ggtggagatgggatgtcaggagagttgtcacaggaagcaggtaagcagcggcttatatactcctgcacatgggctgtgatttgtcagattaaaattaagattctcctcccaaacctctgttaattaactccattttgtatttctggtctcgagacgccaagtaaaaactgccaaaatgagtgatccagaggagaacaacaaccatttaagtgttgctTGGTgtgaaaatgaatttcaggctcaacttgtgcaattGCTGGCTGTCATAATAATtcagaataattaattatatcaacataactaacctcggaccattgcttcatgtcatctacacactcagatgATGCACTGTCTATTAAAAAAACGGTCATCTgtactctgtgaagtatcggtatgttttttgataatttttacaaatgtaacacattaaatattacattaccCACTTAGAGTATACGCCGATGCAAGTAAAgacactggagaccagaaattgAAAACGTGGATAGTTGGTTCAAATGTGGTTGTGGTAGGTAGAGGTGTGGTTGTAGTTGGTTCAGGTGTGGCTATAATTGGTTCAGATGTGATTGTGGTAGGTAGAGGTGTGGTTGTAGTTGGTTTTTGGGTGGTTGTAGTTGGTTCAAGTGTGGTTGTGGTAGGTTAAGGCATGGCTGTGGTAGGTTCAGGTATGGTTGCAGCAGGTTCAGATGAGGTTGTGGTAAGTTGAGGAGTGGTTGTACTTGGTTCTAGGGTGGTTGTAGTTGGTTTAAAATATGGTTGTGGTTAATACAAGAGTGGTTGTAGTCAGTTCAGTTGTGGATGTTGTGGTTGCAATCTTGGTTGTAGTTCTAGTGGTGGCAGTAAGTAGTTGTATTAGTGCTCTTGGTTGTCTTTGGCACAGTAGAAGTTCTAGTGTGAGCAGTAGTTGTTGTAATAGTGCTCTTGGTTGTCTTTGGCACAGTAGAAGTTCTAGTGTGAGCAGTAGTTGTTGTAATAGTGCTCTTGGTTTTTTTGGCACAGTAGAATTTCTAGTGGTGGCAGTAATTGATGTAATAGTGCTTTTGGTTGTCTTTGGCACAGTAGAAGTTCTAGTGTGAGCAGTAGTTGTTGTAATAGTGCTCTTGGTTTTCTTTGGCACAGTAGAAGTTCTAGTGGTGGCAGTAATTGTTGTAATAGTGCTTTTGGTGGTCTTTGGCACAGTAGAAGTTCTAGTGGTGGCAGTAATTGTTGTAATAGTGCTTTTGGTTGTCTTTGGCACAGTAGAAGTTCTAGTGTGAGCAGTAGTTGTTGTAATAGTGCGCTTGGTTTTCTTTGGCACAGTAGAAGTTCTAGTGGTGGCAGTAATTGTTGTAATAGTGCTTTTGGTGGTCTTTGGCACAGTAGAAGTTCTAGTGGTGGCAGTAATTGATGTAATAGTGCTTTTGGTTGTCTTTGGCACAGTAGAAGTTCTAGTGTGAGCAGTAGTTGTTGTAATAGTGCTCTTGGTTTTCTTTGGCACAGTAGAAGTTCTAGTGGTGGCAGTAATTGTTGTAATAGTGCTTTTGGTGGTCTTTGGCACAGTAGAAGTTCTAGTGGTGGCAGTAATTGTTGTAATAGTGCTTTTGGTTGTCTTTGGCACAGTAGAAGTTCTAGTGTGAGCAGTAGTTGTTGTAATAGTGCGCTTGGTTTTCTTTGGCACAGTAGAAGTTCTAGTGGTGGCAGTAATTGTTGTAATAGTGCTTTTGGTGGTCTTTGGCACAGTAGAAGTTCTAGTGTGAGCAGTAGTTGTTGTAATAGTGCTCTTGGTTTTCTTTGGCACAGTAGAAGTTCTAGTGGTGGCAGTAGTTGTTGTAATAGTGCTCTTGGTTGTCTTTGGCATAGTAGAAGTTCTAGTGTTAGCAGTAGTTGCTATAATAGTGCTCTTGGTTTTCTTTGGCACAGTAGAAGTTCTAGTGTGAGCAGTAGTTGTTGTAATAGTGCGCTTGGTTTTCTTTGGCACAGTAGAAGTTCTAGTGGTGGCAGTAATTGTTGTAATAGTGCTTTTGGTGGTCTTTGGCACAGTAGAAGTTCTAGTGGTGGCAGTAATTGTTGTAATAGTGCTTTTGGTTGTCTTTGGCACAGTAGAAGTTCTAGTGTGAGCAGCAGTTGTTGTAATAGTGCTCTTGGTTTTCTTTGGCACAGTAGAAGTTCTAGTGGTGGCAGTAGTTGTTGTAATAGTGCTCTTGGTTGTCTTTGGCACAGTAGAAGTTCTAGTGTTAGCAGTAGTTGCTATAATAGTGCTCTTGGTTGTCTTTGGCACAGTAGAAGTTCTAGTGTGAGCAGTAGTTGTTGTAATAGTAGTCTTGGATGTCACATGAGCAGTAGTTGTTGTATGAGTGCTCATTGTGGCAGCAGTAGTGGTAGAGGAAGATTTTTGATGACTATTTCCATGAACAGAATGTCTGTCACTGATTGGAGATATTTTCACTGAAAGGTTGGTTGATGTAGGACAAACTGATCATGTGCATGGGGAAATCCTCCAGTACCAGCTCATATGAGTAAACTCCAGGGATCCATGTGTAGCCATATGACAAAGAGCAGTTATTCAAAAATCAAAAGAcaataaaaatgtctgaatgcaaAAGTGAAATATTTAGCTAGTTGTCTGATTTGCACAACATAAACATTTCCTAAGAATCTAAACAGAACAGTTTAGATTTGCAGTTGTTCACATTTGCATGCACAAGTTACTACAGAATGTCTTTTCTATGTAAGAGTTTCAGTCATAGAATATATTTAATTTCCTCTCACCTGATCCACTGTAAAACCAGCAGGTTGGTTGCAAATTCCACACTCATCGTTGTGTCTAAGGCCATATCTGCATTTCATCTGGTCAGGATCAAAGGCTAAAATATTGTACCTCCTGGGACAGTTCTGAGAAACTCTACAACAAATATTACATCAATGAGTGTacaaaatatttactttattatGTTAAATGAATGTTGTGAAAGAATAATAGATGAAAAGACTGTAGATGCTTCCATTAATTCTGTTCAAAACTGTCTCACTTAATCAAGGATGGTGATTGGTGATCTGTTGGGCTTTGATATATCGGATCTCACTCCAAGGTCAATATAAGTGAGAAGACTCCAGCCTCCAACATTAGTGACTGTGTTGTAGATCCAGCAGCAACTACCTTTGCTGTCGACACGTATTGAGATTTGTAACataaatttacatttgtaattaaattaaaataattattctctAATGGTTTCTGTCCTTGTAAATATGTGTActtacagcagctcaaatggatTGTTGGTAGAAACAGTCCTTGTTACCACCATTGTAACTGGAATTTACTTGACCAATCACCAAACTGTTCTCATTACCGCAGTTTCCAGACCTGCATCCCCAGGAAACATCTTGTTAACCAGAATGGTACGTCTTCTTAAAGCGAaattcagcataaaaataatccattttttattaaataatttggaTATGAAAGCAACCTCTTACAAATTCTGATGTGGTTTGTCTGTTGAATCCTCAAGAAAAAGATCATCAGCAGCAAACCAGAAATGTTTCTTTTAAAGATTCATTTAAATTGATATAATTTAGcactataattattataattaatagtcaCCTTTAAACTAAAAACAGTTAAcactgtgggtgaaaaacagacttCCAAAGTAGCACATACTCTATATTCTTCTGTGTGTGCAGCCCACATACTGTATCCACATACAAATATAAATCAACTTCCAAAATTTGGAATGATGTACAAACAtccttacatttttattttattacaccaTTATCACTCAACAAAATATGTCTTTAGTGTTTATgcaattaatttttacatttatgaatgagTTCTCACCTTGTAGGTCCCATCAGAGTTCCTGCTAGGGTGGAAGGTCATTGAGCCTCCATAGAAGTGTGAGGTTGTGACTGTGGTGACCAGCAGGTAGGGGTGGATCTAGAATGTTTTTTATGAGGTGGCAAGGGGGTgacatgcagactatgaggggtggcaacaccaaagcaagtgccCATGCATAGTttttatggattaaggtaccaagcttcattgcaacatgTACTAGAActttaattggagtcactatcaaattacaaatgtccatgaatttgcaatacaactgcatttccacaggaaccacatagtaaccattttgctactgatttgccaacatgaaaaaaataaaaaataaaatcataaaaattaagaaacaaaatgtatatcttcacagtaccaagacattgtctattaaacacatcaacaaattctaaatgttccttgaCATTTAGAAccggcaatctggactaaactTCACTACCTTTTttgtgtacccatggatggaaaatCCATGCATATCCCAAGTCCTAAAgacctatcacctttgtaactgctggaataatccatttgaAAGGGAAGATTAACACAGTTAATATCAAAggtccaaataaaaataaattgtacagAAACTTGTACTGTGGGgtgcagtgctgcaaaactcatgaatattaattatgttatgcacagtaaaatattcttttaaattatcTGTTTTGATCatcagtcattcttaatgaccgattcaagcacccaaataaatatttcacataatacggtaatttcatttctacaactgccactatcagtcttgggattttgttagtcagtagatgaatacatagatcagcactttaTTAAAAACATGACTGGTtgatctagtggtaactttttgcctttagtttttagaggttttggattctaatttgcccaaatataacttttgattttaataaaacgagattacatctgtacatcagtggatgggtgtttaaaaataaaatgcaataaaatatgcgAAAGGGGAGACGAGAGTTGCAGAAACactgacacatttattgacagttctgtatatgaaaaaacagcaaactccgaaattcagacagcgacaaccacaaagTCTCTGCTCAATATGCGCCTGAGCGCCCTTGAACGAGATGACATAGCTCatgcacaacccagccatgaaacactcaatttatatagggaggaaacacactgcgcaCCGGTGCGgcccatcaacaatcagctcacctggttaccaaacacctgagagtgattaagagagagggagagaaagagagaaagacaacacacacacacacacacacacactctacatacacacaaacaatacggccgagGCCATCACAATAGGGGGCACGGAAAAAAGCGTGCGGCAAAACTGCTGACGCTaaatgacactgataacagctgcaAAGAACACTTAGATCACAactttcaaaataacacattccagtgccGCATTGCCagttaaaacacacacagatgaaatagaaactcctactcatgaactggagatgtttcatctggattatacacatacctgatgaCAACTGTTTCAAAAAGTGGTGTGGAAATGTTTCACccatctcaacccataactgacggtgatgtatctaataatcattcagtgaatacttaGAAACACATACTTTTTTCCCATGTACTTGTCaatgtggtcattgttgttgaggaaataagctcatcaaccctcaagagcccaaacactgtatacgtgctgcaatagtaggtaggcAATTGGTCAatgctgtgattggctgctgtTGTAAACAATCACAGGATTtgatgctgctgtaatcaatcacgctatgggtctgtagtcatttgtgcattCGGTGAGAATTTAGGCAATTTGaaatgaataaacccctacacaatgtcaaaatcaatgataatattcttaaatgtatatttgatacatttggatacttatgctggggtggcaatgctttttcttagggtggcatttgccaccccatGCCAGCCGAGTAGATCCACCCCTGGTAGCAGGGTCAAGACCAGATTGAAGACATACATGACGATCAGAGCATAGATCTGATCAGATGAACAGAAGCATAAGGTTTCACTTTTAGAGTACCTGATGGAGGAAATGATACTGTAAAAAGGTTGGAATGATTGGAATCACTTTGCTAAGGAAAGACCAACTGGTTTTTGGGAGTTTTGTTAAAACCTTTACTCTTTAAAGGTCTTGAGAAGGATACAGACATTTGAGTGGGCCAAATATCagagaaaaatattgaaaattgggtccctgcaaatactgataTCAACTGACTTGTAAAAAATTATGGCATCAACTCAAAGCATTTTCATCTAAAATTAACATGGCAGCAGTTCATCAGAAGTTCACTGAGGTAAATGTTATTatctttaacatgttattttcatgGGAGATTCagcctttaaaataaaatgcaacattgtaaagaAAAACATGGAATTTTAATATTTGACTCCTAATGTGTTTGGAAATGGCAATAAAATAATTTGCAGAGTCATTTTTTATGTTCCTGCCCTTTTAAGGGATTACTCTAGTATGTTTGATGGAGTATGTACAAAAACACTATGACTAATATTGTGTATCTTCTCAGATATCATATGCATATCTTACTAGAaggataatattattattatttcgccATTTTGTCTGTGGAATGCATCAGTAGGATGCACAAAAGCATGCAAAAAATAGCTCACGTGTGCATCCGAGTCACTCAGTTTTGTTTTCTGGCTGAGCTGtctatcaaattatttttttgtggcacTGTTTTTTGTAAAGTCCTTTTGTTGCTCAATCGAAACTGGGTTTTCAATGGTTGGTGTTGAAATGCTTCTCGGTATGCATCTGATACCCTGAAAAGAAAATGAACCAGCTGATCTAGACAAATTTATTAATTGCAGTAAAACTAGATCGGTAAGTGTTGCTGAACTTccttataattaaaaatgtaagtttacaTAATTAAAAAACAGCTCATTGTTAAAGAATTCAGCGACAATTCATTTCATGCATAATCTTGAGTGTACAATGACTTTTGTTCTTGATATTCTACATACAGTAAGTCACTGGatctacagctctttacctgtggttagaggCATAGTTCcatgttagtttgctgtgtggacatcatttaactttaaaaagggctcctatatcttttattccatatatatctttctttcttttaagacTTTGACAATGTTTACAGTCATTTAAGAAAGCGATTTTTTTCTGCGgtttgcagaaagtggagttctGAAATGTCACATAAACACGAGTGTAGCCATTGAAGGTATCTTTATCATACATGGTTTTTATAGGAGAACATggcttttatatttttatgttaatgcagaagtggcattaatatgtttttgaagagtgcgcatgtgcatatGCGCAAGTGCGTCGGGGAACACAGAAGTCTAATATAGAGGGAAACacagttattactccacccccgaATAACATAATTAACAACAGctgaaccaacgtggttcaaacgatggatgtgcgacatagttattactagttaatttctacaacgaTGTATCATACTACATTTGTTACGCAGCAAGTTACGTAGTTTTATGGGAAATGCAtccctgtttgtttgagcggccaGTCGACTCAATCAATGGTGTGATTTTGAGGCAATACTATCTGTTAGTTCAACTGATGGCAGATGGAGGGTGTGGTCAAAAATCTGTTTGAATgcaatgattatttttgcaatttcatttggtgatgctagtgtcagcgaaattaaacacttcagctttaagtgcgATTAAATAACCAGTGTTGGGCAATAGTGTCGCaattgcgtctctctctctctcgttatcATGCTTATTCTTTCATCATGCTACCATGTATCTATTTGATATTTGTGATTTTTGACGAGAGACTGCCACGCAACGTACCTGTTATGCCAGTCTGTTTGTTGCACTTCTTTATGTCTAGACAGTATTagaataatatatcaataatcgtatcaataatcggaagattttcccgatgattatcaataaatatcaggattttttcagatataaacagGGCTGCTCATTGCGCAATAGTCTTGGTCTTTCAAAcacatttctcaacacaactttggtaaagtgtgagtggaAGGGTTAATTAAAGTGGGTCGTGCACCAGCCCCAtctggcagatgacatggcacgttctaaaatttgaaacccCCTTATGGTCTCCAAAACCTATTACGTCAGACTACATAAAATGAAAGGCAACTGgcagtgaattgaaagcacacaaattaggcttcttatTTAAATGTCGATATCCATGCCTCAAATatgtatcgataaaataacgtgccgataatcgatatatcgatattttatggcATCCCTATacaccatatttaatttgccACActtgacaatgaggctgtgatggattcattttaaagctttaaatggtcaataagaagaagaaaataaagcCCTGAAGAAAATAGTAGTTGTGAAAATTTCATTCATGTCATATGAAACGTGGGGTCTACCTTGACTCCACTGGTGGATAACTACACACCTTGCAAGTTCCGTATGTTAATGTGCTAGTGAGACTTGACAATATgtgtttagatttatttaaaataggACTGGGAAATTTAGAGCATTCATTTCTGCGGTTAATAGATGACTGtctaatgcataaaaaaaaaattaatgcaattgctGCAGcatcctttttattttattttttattttttgaaaccctgaaacttcactaatgttttcccccacttcctgtggctaaaatttacattaatacatttccaggaggtacacccgtgactcgactgcacatcctagcacagaaactggttgtgtggagcagtgcatgcttattcataaGGCACGATGCATATCCCGGGCATAATATACACaggagtggatttactgtactGAGAATGCAGACTTCACCCACaagcggtgagccaggtgtgggagagttACGGGGAAAGCTGCAGTATCTCTTTGCATTGGCCGAAAATGCTCTCTCACTATCATCTGAGCCAGTGTCAAAAGTGAAACCGTgcgagagagacccagcatgtgcgcaagagactgaacggcagctagagaaaataatagtttttgattttaaactaaattaaacttcagcattcaacttgttttatatctgtatgtgtaGTGTCCAATAAATTATTGCATTAGCAATGTATACTTAATGTatatctgcccatttgatcctatcattaaaaaaagtccactggaatacggcagaagattttgcccactgtttaattacagcatgtctgctAATTTTATGGCATGCAtgcatatacttgtatcaaagatttatacctgtaaaaatgtgtctaattaattcTAACCTctgtttccccccccccccccccttgtagTATGGTTATCatgaacaaaaaatgttttattggggTCATGTATTTTAAACTAATTTACTTCATAAATTTGTATGCATTTGTGCTTTGAATAATCAGAAAAAGAAATGTAAGTGTTTTGCAATGTAGATTTTTATGTGTTTAATGAGCAGTCCCTCGTAGGTTACTGGAGATATGACCTGGCGAGTCTTGCTTCTATTTCTTGACATAAAATCGGTTccttaaaatagaaaataaaataaaatattggggAGACCCACTGGAACATAGTTTTCTCATGTGTAAAGCTGAAGATTGTCACATCTTAATGCTCTGTACGGTCCAAATTCCAAAAACATGAGATACAGATTAATTACTGTAAAAAGGCAACTGTTTCTAAACTTAGCATTCTTCCATTAATTTGATCATCTAGATAAACTGGTTAATTTTCTTTTCTGTATGTCAGATGTGTTAACACACAAGCCATTAAGCATGTTTAACAAAACCCAGAGAAAAACcagtttattataattataacttGAAAGACAGCATTGCTTGATAAAATGAGTCATATAAACATGTGAGCTGTTTTCTGCATTctcatgtataataaatattaaataaaataggaCAAATACTTCCCTGTAAAATACTATGTCgagattataaaataattttgatgctTGTAAGTAATCACTTCAAAGAACTACATcaaagttttaaataaataatcctAAACAGCTGTCTAAACATGCCTGCTTGTGGTTTGTCTCAATTATTAGAACTGTTAATGCCAATCATTCTTTTGTAAAAACCACGAAGGTAACTTCCATGCCTTGCCTCTTTCTTGAAATTATGACACTGACCTCAAATTATACACTGTCATTTCCTCCATCAAGTACTTTCAAAGAGAAGCCTGGTGCTGGATAGTGAGGTCAGAGCTCTGATCATCATGTCTTTCTCCTATCTGCTCTTGACCCTGCTGCTGGTCACCACAGTTGCAGCCTCGCACTTCTATGGAGGCTCAATGACCTTCAACCCTGGAAGGAACTCTGATGGAACCTACAAGGTGAGAACTTTTTTAATTAGCTTACAGCATTGAATCTGAGTAAGAGCACCaagattttatttcatttagcAATGTTTCATGTTTCTTCCTGAAGTGTTCTGAAGTGTGCAGTAGGGAATTTTGaattattacagttttatcttaaGGGTTAAACAGACTTTTTTGTAAACACTGACTGTacgataatttaatttaaaaaatggacTTTATTCAGGTGGAATTACGCTTCAAGGAGACGTACCATTCCTGTTATCAAGATGATACCTGGGGATGCAGGTCTGGAGACTGCGGTAATGAGAACAGTTTTGTGATTGGTCAAGTAGATTCCAGTTCCAATGGTGGTAACTGGTGTCAGTCTGAGGGAGTTGTAACAAGAACTGTTTCCACCAACaacccatttgagctgctgtaagTACACATATTTACAAGAACAGAAACCATTAGAAAGAATTATTTGAACTAAATTACAAATAGATATGTATGTAACAAATCTCTACATGTGTCAACAGCAAAAGTAGTTGCTGCTGGATCTACAACACAGTCACTAATGTTGGAGGCTGGAGTCTTCTCACTTATATTGATCTTGGAGTGAGATCCGATACCTCAGAGCCCAACAGATCACCAATAACCACCACGTTACCCTTGATTAGGTAAACAGAATTCATTGAAGCCAATACTatccattcatttattattttcttattattatatgTACTCAGATTAATCAAATGTTAAATTCAACTGTTTTGCATTGTGTTGTAGAGTTCCTCAGAACTGTCCCAGGAGGTACAATCTTTTAGCCTTTGATACTGATGGCGACCAAGTGAAATGCAGATATGGTCTTAGACACAATGATGAGTGTGGAGTTTGCAACCAACCTGCTGGTTTTACAGTGGATCAGGTGAGCGAAAATGAAATATGTCTGTGAAATATTTGACGATTTAGGCCCTTGCATGAATAGACATTCACATAAAGAGCAAATTGTCACTCTTTTTGATTTTCTTCAAAATGAAGAGTAGCTGCTCTTTGTCATATGGCTACACATGGCTCCCTGGAGTTTATTCATTTGAGCTGGTACTGGAGGATTTCCCCATGCACAGAATTACTCTCTCCTACACCAACCAACCTTCAGTGACAAGATCTCCTATCAGTGTCATCAGAGACAGACGTTCTAATAATGGACAAGGAATTCCAAATCACCAACCACCTGCTGTCAACGGTGGCCAACCTCCAAATAATGGACAAGGAAATCCAAATCAACAACCACCTGCTGTCAACGGTGGCCAACCTCCAATTACTAAAACCATGCCAGAAACGACTACAACCACTTTACCAACTACTACAACCATGCCTGAAACTACTACAACCACTTTACCTACTACAACTATGCCTGAAACAACTACAACCACTTTACCAACTACTACAACCATGCATGAAACTACTACAACCACTTTACCTACTACAACAATGCCTGAAACAACTACAACCACTTTACATACTGCTACAACCACGCCTGAAATGACTACAACCACTTTAACTACCACAACCACACCTGAAACGACTACAACCACTTTACCTACTACTACAACCATGTCTGAAATGACTACAACCACTTTAACTACTACAACCATGGCAGAAATGACTACAACCACTTTACCAACTACTACAAGCATGCGTGAAACTACTACAACCACTTTACCTACTACAACCATGCCTGAAACGACTACAACCACTTTACCTACTACTACAACCACGCCTAAAACGACTACAACCACTTTTACTACCACAACCACGCCTGAAATGACTACAACCACTTTACCTACTACTACAACCACGCCTGAAATTACTGCAACCACTTTACCAACTACAACCATGCCTGAAACGACTACAACCACTTTACCTACTACTACAACCACACCTGAAAAACTACAACCACTTTACCTACTACTATAACGACGCTTGAAACAACCAGGACCACTTTACCTACTACTATAACCACACTTGAAACTACTACTACACCAGAAGCAATGACTATTTTGTCGCTGAGCAAAATACCTC encodes:
- the LOC127455866 gene encoding mucin-2-like — protein: MSFSYLLLTLLLVTTVAASHFYGGSMTFNPGRNSDGTYKVELRFKETYHSCYQDDTWGCRSGDCGNENSFVIGQVDSSSNGGNWCQSEGVVTRTVSTNNPFELLKSSCCWIYNTVTNVGGWSLLTYIDLGVRSDTSEPNRSPITTTLPLIRVPQNCPRRYNLLAFDTDGDQVKCRYGLRHNDECGVCNQPAGFTVDQSSCSLSYGYTWLPGVYSFELVLEDFPMHRITLSYTNQPSVTRSPISVIRDRRSNNGQGIPNHQPPAVNGGQPPNNGQGNPNQQPPAVNGGQPPITKTMPETTTTTLPTTTTMPETTTTTLPTTTMPETTTTTLPTTTTMHETTTTTLPTTTMPETTTTTLHTATTTPEMTTTTLTTTTTPETTTTTLPTTTTMSEMTTTTLTTTTMAEMTTTTLPTTTSMRETTTTTLPTTTMPETTTTTLPTTTTTPKTTTTTFTTTTTPEMTTTTLPTTTTTPEITATTLPTTTMPETTTTTLPTTTTTPEKLQPLYLLL